Below is a genomic region from Desulfobacter sp..
CGATACCCTGGGCGAACTTTCCAGGGCATATGCTGTCTGTGAATTTGCCTTTATTGGAGGATCTTTGGTGGCAAAAGGCGGGCACAACCCCTTGGAGCCTGCCATGTTTGGAAAACCCATATTGTTCGGCCCGCATATGACGGATTTTCAAGAGGTTGAATCTTTGCTTGTGGCCGCCGGTGGCGGTGCCAGGGTGAACCAGTCCAACGATCTGGCCCGAAAAGTGATGGCCCTTTTGGAGGACCCGGCCCTTGCCAATGCCATGGCGGAGGCCTCTCAACGGGTGTTCGCAGAGAACTCAGGCGCCCTGGACAGGATAATTGAAATATTAAAAGGTGAGTATCTTTGATGAATCATCGGCTGGCAGCACTGGAAAAAAAGATTACCCGGATTTCAGGTCAGGACTACGAGCCCAAGTGGTTCTCCTTTGAACAGATGCTGGTTTTTTTTTCAAAACTCTATGAGGTGGGCACCCGGCTGAGGCTCAACCTATACAAAACCGGGAGACTTCAGCAGAAAAGATTGCCCTGCACGGTAATTTCCGTGGGCAATATCATGGCCGGGGGGGCCGGCAAAACGCCCATGGCGGTTTGTCTGGCAGATATTTTGACAAAAATGGGCAGAAAACCCGTGGTGGTGAGCCGGGGCTATGGGGGAGGTCTTAAAAAGGCGGCCGGCATTGTGGGAGACGGGCAAAGGGTATTCATGGACGCCCGGACTGCGGGTGACGAACCTTATATGATGGCCCAAATGAAAGCCTTTCCTGTTGTGGTGGGAAAAGACCGGTATGACGCCGGCTGCCTGGCACTTGCCCAGTTGGACGTGGACATCGTGATCCTGGATGACGGGTTTGGGCATCTGGGCCTGGCAAGGGATTTGAACCTGGTGCTTTTTGATCATGACCGCCCCCTTGGCAACAACCGGATACTTCCGGCAGGAAGACTTCGGGAGACCCCTGCCATGTCTAAACAAAGGATTCACGGCCTGATATTGACAAGGTGTCCTGAGCAGGGGGGTGATACTTCAATCCCGGATGTTCTGGAAGAACTCCTGGGTAAGATTCCTTTTTTTTGCACCTGCCACAGCCCATATTTATCCATGTTTTATCCCCGAAAAAAGGCGAAAATCTCCGGGCCGTGTTCTTTACCAGAGGATATCACCGCGTTGAAAGGGAAAAAGGCATTTTTGTTTTCAGGTATTGCCCGGAATGATTCTTTTAGAAAGACCGTGGCGCAATTGGGGGTAAAGGTGGTTGACCACCTTGAATTTAAAGATCATTACAGGTATAAAAGAG
It encodes:
- the lpxK gene encoding tetraacyldisaccharide 4'-kinase, with amino-acid sequence MMNHRLAALEKKITRISGQDYEPKWFSFEQMLVFFSKLYEVGTRLRLNLYKTGRLQQKRLPCTVISVGNIMAGGAGKTPMAVCLADILTKMGRKPVVVSRGYGGGLKKAAGIVGDGQRVFMDARTAGDEPYMMAQMKAFPVVVGKDRYDAGCLALAQLDVDIVILDDGFGHLGLARDLNLVLFDHDRPLGNNRILPAGRLRETPAMSKQRIHGLILTRCPEQGGDTSIPDVLEELLGKIPFFCTCHSPYLSMFYPRKKAKISGPCSLPEDITALKGKKAFLFSGIARNDSFRKTVAQLGVKVVDHLEFKDHYRYKRADFETIGDRAKTAGADLILTTEKDWAKVDPSFVWKKDLAVINIRIQFEQARAFKAFLESRLSKDE